From a single Piliocolobus tephrosceles isolate RC106 chromosome 21, ASM277652v3, whole genome shotgun sequence genomic region:
- the LOC111529620 gene encoding putative pregnancy-specific beta-1-glycoprotein 7 yields the protein MDPRLISTEKNTQAAQTMGAPSAPPCTLHITWKDLLLTASLLIFWNPPIAAQVLIEAQPNKVSEGKDVLLLVHNLPQNLAAYIWYKGQIMDLHHYITAYVIDTEIIIYGPAYSGRETIYSNASLLIQNVTRNDTGSYTIQTIKRGDSTKGVTGHFTLYLETPKPFISSSNLHPRENVETVILSCDPDTQDVSYLWWINGQSLPISHKLQLSKTNRTLIILGVTKDTAGPYECEMKNPVSSSRSDPVTLNLLPELPKPYITSNNFNPMENKNVVALTCEPKTQNYTYVWWVNGQSLPVSPRLKQPGKNRFLILPNVSRNDTGPYECEIRDRVGSMRSDPITLDVLYGPDFPRIFPSFTYYRSGENLYLSCFADSNPPAEYTWTINGKLLQSGQVLSIPQITTTHSGRYGCSVRNSVTGRERSTFKEIKVSETGSPQVTYAGPNTWPQAILPL from the exons ATGGATCCCAGGCTCATCTCCACGGAGAAGAACACGCAGGCAGCACAGACCATGGGGGCCCCCTCAGCGCCTCCCTGCACACTGCACATCACCTGGAAGGATCTCCTGCTCACAG CATCACTTTTAATCTTCTGGAACCCGCCCATTGCTGCCCAAGTCTTGATTGAAGCACAGCCAAACAAAGTTTCTGAGGGGAAGGATGTTCTTCTACTTGTCCACAATTTGCCCCAGAATCTTGCTGCCTACATCTGGTACAAAGGGCAAATAATGGACCTCCACCATTACATTACAGCATATGTAATAGacactgaaataattatatatgggCCTGCATACAGTGGACGAGAAACAATATATTCCAATGCATCCCTGCTGATCCAGAATGTCACCCGGAACGACACAGGATCCTACACCATACAAACCATAAAGCGAGGTGATAGCACTAAAGGAGTAACTGGACATTTCACCTTATACC TGGAGACCCCCAAGCCATTTATCTCCAGCAGTAATTTACACCCCAGGGAGAACGTGGAGACTGTGATCTTATCCTGTGATCCTGACACTCAGGATGTAAGCTACCTGTGGTGGATAAATGGTCAGAGTCTCCCTATCAGTCACAAGTTGCAGCTGTCCAAAACCAACAGGACCCTCATTATACTTGGTGTCACAAAGGATACTGCAGGACCCTATGAATGTGAAATGAAGAACCCAGTGAGTTCCAGCCGCAGTGACCCAGTCACCCTGAATCTCCTCC CGGAGCTGCCCAAGCCCTATATCACCAGCAACAACTTCAACCCCATGGAGAATAAGAATGTTGTAGCCTTAACATGTGAACCTAAGACTCAGAACTACACCTACGTGTGGTGGGTAAATGGTCAGAGCCTCCCGGTCAGTCCCAGGCTAAAGCAACCCGGTAAAAACAGGTTCCTCATTCTACCCAATGTCTCAAGAAATGACACAGGACCCTATGAATGTGAAATACGGGACCGAGTTGGCAGCATGCGCAGTGACCCCATCACCCTGGATGTCCTCT ATGGTCCAGACTTCCCCAGGATTTTCCCTTCATTCACCTATTACCGTTCAGGAGAAAACCTCTACTTGTCCTGCTTCGCGGACTCTAACCCACCGGCAGAGTATACTTGGACGATTAATGGGAAGCTTCTGCAATCAGGACAAGTGCTCTCTATCCCCCAAATTACTACAACGCATAGCGGGCGCTATGGTTGCTCTGTTCGTAACTCAGTCACTGGCAGGGAACGTTCCACATTCAAGGAGATCAAAGTCTCTG agacagggtctccccaggTTACCTATGCTGGtccaaacacctggcctcaagcaatcctcccattgtga